In Oryza sativa Japonica Group chromosome 8, ASM3414082v1, the sequence CAAATCAATTGTACAGCCATCCTTCTGTTAGTTGCGTATGAGGATATATGGTCTGATATTTGCTTCCCTTTTTTAAGTGTGAAGGTATCACTTGATGATCTTCGGGGAAAAAAATGGAAATGCTAGCTTCGGGTGACTGAAATCCTCCTCTATTTCAGTCACCTGCTTCTGGCTGTTGGATTTCAATCTAACAATGGAGGAGTCATCTTTAAGCTCCAACCAAAGGCAAAAAACCTCGGACactatggttgtgtttagttcctttcaaagttaaaagtttgggttgaaattggaagtttgtgtttagttgactaaaaagttgtgtgtgtatgacagattgatgtgatggaaaaagttgaagtttgaatctaaacacaacccATGGGAGGTAAGAAGAaatgagggagggaggtggtggaAGTCTAGAAGACCATAACTTATTGACAACAACGTCTTCTCCATCGGATCGGGCTACAACAAGAGATACTAGGACTGTAGGACACATCACACACGTCCCCCGTGTACAGAGTGTTGCATGGGAAGCATTTTTTCCCCATGCAGATGCTGGAGTGCAGGTCGACAAACGCTGTAAAGCATGAGATGTTTatcgcttcttttttttttccatttctccTACTATTctctccattaaaaaaaactcaacataTTACAACGAATCTGGTTAAAAGATTGTCCACATTCGTTGTACTGGGAGAGATTACATCCTCTTCTAGACTCAGTTTTTTTAGCAGAGGGAGTAGTTCAGTGCATGTCTTTTGCtacatattagaaaaatatattacaacatcggctaaaagaaataaaattatatttggcATGAAATTTGTTACCAATCCTTTTTTTAAATAGGAATTTTCAccttgattttatttttatcttataTGTGGCTAGTCATTTAGATTTAATTTTAACACTGAAAAGTCCTATAAACTACTTTTGCAAAATTTACGATGAAAGTAGGTGGGATGGTTCACTTTCACCAACCCACCACCACTATATCAGCTCAGGATGGGCCTTGATCAAATGCACACACGGCTACAGTCTCGCCGTGTGTTGGCCGCGTTTGGACCGTGAACGGCGCCTACTACCAATCTACCATGCCGTaagtttttctttcaaaatagactaaatattttttaaaatacgaAGTGAAACAGTGCCGGCCTCGTTTCACTCGTGTCCTGACCGCGTCGATCTCAACGCTGTCTGGACGATCTGACGACGCATGGTGAGCCATTCCGATCAACAGTAGATTAACCAGACTGCGTCGAGCGAGTGTGCATGCCGGTGCCACACGCGTGCATCGACAGCAGCTACTACCACGCATGCGGTACACGTACACTGAACTACTGACCAACATGTATGATTTATCCTGTACTCTAGGGCATATTTAGATCCATTTGAAATGGCAAACGATAAATAACAAAGGTTTTAGTGGTAAAAGTTCTGGCATTGCAAAagtactagttggtgtttagatgcatccTAAACTTTTGTCATTCTAGCACTTTTTGGTGGAGAGTGGTCCCAAAACATTTTTTGTcacaatttgctactatggactagcaaatgacaaatgacaaattgtcaacttttgctactagtgtttagacCCAAGATAGCAAAAAGTGCTCTAAAATAGTAAAACTTTTGCTATTTTAGAGGATGTAAACATGCCCCTAGTATCATTTGAAATTCAAGGCACTTTTAACATTGAACGTTCTACTAAAATGGTTACTGTAGTATTTGTTAGGAGATACTTTGATATATCATTATTTTAATACATCCTCTTGCAATGAAGAGGAGAAGATTTAGAAAAAAGATAATTTACCCTTGGCCACCTTAAAAGATTTAAATTTGAACATATATTGCTTACCATAAAAAATATTCTGTGAAATTCAAAACTTGTCCGGAATGGCAAAAATAATGTTAATCTTATATAAAGAAACTTTCTAAATTCTACGAATGTTCGGTTATTTGTTTTCCAATTTTGCAAACTTTATTTTGGCATTTCGTATTTATGTAATTTGGAACAAGTTTTGAATTATGCAAGATGTGTTTAAAATTAGCTAAATATTGTTCAAAATTAAATTATGCAAAGTTTTATATCTCTATTGGTCGGATGCAGATTAAGAACCAAAATGCTTATAAGCaaggcttgttcactttgttgATAAAATTCCATACTAACATTTGACGATGCTAAAATTGGCCATTTTTTTGCAACGTTggcttaccaaaatttggtaatggtCATATGAAAAGAAACTTACCAAAATATTGAtcactaaaaaataattaggtTAAATatggtagcaaagtgaacaagtCATTATCATCTAAGATTCATGGAGAAACATGAACCAAATAGCGGGTGGAAGAATTTATAACAAAAATTAGACGGTTGAGCATATAACCTTTGCATGATTGTAGACCCGACCTCACCTTTGCATATTCGCAGACCGTGGTGGTGAGCGGAATGGATTATGCGTTCTGTAAATAGACGAAGAAGTATCTTGAGCGGTACTTTTAGCCTTGTCAATTTGTAAAGTTCACAATCTCTATTTATAGATCCGCACCCGCCTTTATCGAGTTAGATATGAAATTATCCATCTTTGCAACTGGTATTAAGGTGGTCGATCTTTTAGCTCCTTATCGGCGTGGAGGAAAACTCAGACTATTTGGGGGAGTTGGATTAGGTAAAACAGTACTCATATGGGTTGGGAAAGTCTTTAGTCCATTGGCAGCAGAACAAAAGCGAGCGTAGACTCTTGTTTTGTATTTAGCCTCCTTCCTAATGTATGTACCGAAGCAGTCCCTTTGACCATTCCAACGCTTGTTCGGCCTTTCTTTCTAGAACAGGGAGGGGGCATTGATCCGATCGATTTCTGTATCGATCATGATATACGTAATAACTCGGACATCTATTTCAAATGCCAAATAAAACGCGTCCCAAGCAGAAATATCACAAGTACCGCCGTGACCTGGACCGTCGCAAGGAAAACTATATCCAAAATCTTTTTTATCCGGCATTAATTTGGAACCGAGTGCATCTAAAGTATCCTTTACTAAAATCAATGTAGTTGTATGCAAACCTAAAGCAATAGCATGATGAACCAAGAAATCTCCAGGTCCTACCGGTGGAAAGGGGAGAAAGAAAATATGTGCGAAGAAAGCGAGAGGGTTCGACGACTTAGCCGAGCGTTAGCGAAGCGTCATTCTCATAGCGAGGTGCTTCGAGTTAGCAAAGCGTTGTAGTAGCGTCAGAGACTACATAGTTTTGGTTCGTTGGAAAGGCTCGCAGCGAGGCGTAAATTTCTAAATAGGTAAGGTATCCTAGGGTGTATCACCGGTACCCAAGTAACTAGTTGATAGTAGATGCCCGTAATTCTGGCAGTTGTACTTCTAGCACTGCTGTCACCATATCATCTTTCTTCTTCATGCAAGTTGTCCCCAAATAGTACCCCCGGCGGCTACACAACTCTCTCAGCTCATTCAAAGTCTTCCATTCGCTCTCACTCTTCGGACTTTTTAGTGCCATAGGTTTTCCTAATGGGAGTGAGGTATGTCTTGTGATAGGTATCATATTTCTTAAACTGTAACACCTATTAGTGCTTGGCgtacttagagcaagtttaatagtatagacaactactagctccaaaacATTTATAATCAATTTAGTCAATTCTTACCATAATTACCTATAAGAGCAGTTACAATACCagactactctctccgtcctattttaagtgcagccatgattttccgtgcacaactttaatcgtccgttttacttgaattttttttgaaaaaaatgaaaaagtaagtcacgtataaagtactattcatattttatcatcccataacaataaaaatgcaaattataaaaaaaattcaaataagacggacgattaaagttgggcatgaaaacttatggttgcacttaaaatgggacagaggaagtataagCCAGTTAtaacgcaatgtgtgtatgacagatagGACCATGtacatatactacactattaatatctggtctcacGTATCATAAACACATTACATCTTGAAATCCGTGCTGCAGCttgctataaatctgtagttcgctgctcttctttttccttctttttcttcttagatgtgtttatagctgactgCTATTGGACCTGCTCTTAGATGAAGATAGTCAGCtacacagaaaaaaaatgcttatattggtAGACGGAGGCGATAATCCTTGTCATACGGTGATTGATCGTAAGGAAATTTCCACTTTGCCAAACAAGACCTTTTAAGTGGGCCCGGGAAGCGGCGGTAATCGCACCGGGAATGGGCCGGGGCCCGCTCGGCTAATCCGCTTATTAAAAGGGCCCATCTTACCCCGGCCCCCAATACTCCCCCGTggccgcccgcgcctcgaggccCCGACACACCCGCTCCCCCACCACCTCGCGCtcgcggcggccaccggcgcggcggcggcggcggcgtgccttGCCTTGCCTAGCTCGCTGGTGCCATGGAGGTGCGCCGcagggcgccgctgccgccgccgcccgggagGGTGCAGGCGGGCGACGCGCTGCCGCTGCCGATCCGGCACACGAACCTGATATTCTCGGCGCTGTTCGCGGCGTCGCTGGCGTACCtgatgcggcggtggcgggagaagATCCGGTCGTCGACGCCGCTCCACGTGGTGGGGCTCGCCGAGATGCTCGCCATCTTCGGCCTCGTCGCCTCGCTCATCTACCTCCTCAGCTTCTTCGGCATCGCCTTCGTGCAGTCCATCGTCTCCtccagcgacgacgaggaggaggacttcCTTGTCGGGCCCGCCCGtggctcctccgcggcggcggccgtcgcgccgccgccgccgccttcttctccggcgcaGTGCTCGCTGCTGGGTAGCCCCCACGACGATGCCGCGCGGGAGAGAAtgccggaggaggacgaggagatcGTGTCGTCGGTCGTTGCCGGGAAGGTCCCCTCCTACGTGCTGGAGACCAAGCTCGGGGATTGCCGCCGCGCAGCCGGAATCCGGCGCGAGGCGGTCCGGCGGATCACCGGGAGGCAGATCGAGGGGCTCCCGCTCGACGGATTCGACTACGCCTCGATCCTCGGGCAGTGCTGCGAGCTCCCAGTGGGGTACGTGCAGCTCCCCGTCGGCATCGCCGGGCCGCTCCTGCTCGACGGCCAGCGGTTCTACGTCCCCATGGCCACCACCGAGGGGTGCCTCGTCGCCAGCACGAACCGCGGCTGCAAGGCCATCGCCGAGTCCGGCGGCGCCGTCAGCGTCGTCCTCCGCGACGGGATGACGCGCGCCCCCGTCGCCCGCCTCCccaccgctcgccgcgccgccgagctcaAGGCCTTCTTGGAGGATTCTGTCAACTTCAATACCCTCTCCATGGTCTTCAATAGGTACAACATTCACCCATAaaccatactccctccgtcccaaataaaAACCATCAATTGTTCATATTCATAGccagatgtttttttttgtttttttgagaTGAATGGTGTAGATGGCAATGTGCTTTTTGATTAATAGCTGACTGCTGCATAAGTCTCATTCGTCCTATTCAACTGACTTTTGTGAATTAGTACGGCAAATGGTACAGGATTAATGCTCCTCTCCTTTTCCGAATTAGTACGGCAAATGGCACAGGATTAATGCTCTTCTCGTGGTACCATACTTCGCTATGTCACTAGTTAGCATCAGTTAATTACTGGAGTACTAGCCAAAGAAAATGATCGTCCAACTCATATTTACTCTTAGgttgtgtttggataatgggaaatgaggGGTGGGATTAggattgggaaatgaatgaagggttaggattaaacggatgagggagaatgaatggttaagATTTAAAGaggggtgggaaatcatttcccttAGACATTTGCCAAACACTGCCTTAGTTGTTGTATACTAGCCAACCGAATTCTTATGTACTATGTCGCAAGTTACAGGTATGGCGCAATTATTTTGCAAAAGAACTCTTATGAACTATGACATGATGAGTGAATTGtactcaaaatttcaaatttgagCAGGTCCAGTAGATTCGCGAGGCTGCAAGGGGTACAATGTGCCATGGCTGGGAGGAACCTGTACATGAGATTCAGCTGCTGCACGGGGGATGCCATGGGGATGAATATGGTCTCCAAGGGCGTGCAGAATGTGCTGGATTACCTCCAAGATGACTTCCCTGACATGGATGTTATTAGCATCTCAGGTAAGCAGCTTTGCTCCTCTGCCTCTTTTGCACAAATAATCCACACCAGATTCTGCTGGTCATCTGGCTATAATTTTGTACTGAACTTAATACTTGTACGAAAAAAAAACGCTATCATAGTTGAAAGAGAACCATGGCAAGAATGTTCGAATAACAATAAGACTGAACAACCTTTTGGCAATATACAAGTAAGAAGTACCTTGAAGATGACATCAAAATGCTGAAATATGCGCATGTTCTCTGCAACTAAGCCCTTTAAAACCAGACGGTTAGTGAGCCAACTCGGCATGATGTAGAATGATCAATTACATTACGGCACACTTGTTCAAATGACAGGATTTAGAAAGTGACAGGACTTTGAAAGCTTGCTTTATTGGTAAAAAGGCACATTCTTTTACGCGCTTGGTCTGATGACTTCAATTAATATACACATTAGCTGGAACTTTTTCTGAACTTCATGCACACTTGAATGTTCAGGAGATAGTTTGCTCAAGAAAAACCAAAAGAGATGACATTTGATGCAGGCACGTAACTGCATCCTTTTGTTTTTAGAATGCTAACAGCTCCAGTGTATTGTGCATATCTTATTTGGCTGTACTAGTATATAACTGACTTCACTAACTTAACAGAGAGCATATAACTCAACAATATGAACCTGATTAGTAAAACCAAGTGTGCCTGTCAAATATCCGAATACAACCCAATGTTCAATATCTtctaataaatatatttattgttGGACCGGCTGAATTTATTGAGGTTGAGAAAGGGCTACAGGGTACAGACATGATCAACAACAGGGTTGTTGGTCTGAACTCTAGGCTGCACAGCATCAGGCTACTCTAAACCAGGCTGAAAATTTCTACCACATTTTCATGATTCATGTTCTTCCATTAATCTTAAGCTTATGAAACCAGGTAACTTTTGCTCTGACAAGAAGCCAGCTGCTGTGAATTGGATCGAAGGGCGCGGTAAATCTGTGGTTTGTGAGGCAGTAATCAAGGAGGATGTAGTCAAAAAGGTGCTGAAGACCAATGTGCAATCGTTGGTAGAGCTCAACGTGATCAAGAATCTTGCTGGTTCAGCTGTTGCTGGGGCTCTTGGGGGTTTCAATGCCCATGCTAGCAATATTGTAACTGCAATCTTCATAGCCACTGGGCAGGATCCTGCCCAGAATGTGGAAAGCTCTCACTGCATCACAATGTTGGAAGCTGTAAATGATGGCAGAGACCTTCACATCTCCGTTACTATGCCATCAATTGAGGTATGCATACAATATCATTTTTTATAGTTAAGCGTTAGCATATCCAGGTTTTGTGCTGATAACACACTTTACCTAAAATATGTTGGCCCCTACTTTGGTTTTTATTTGGCAAGAAATGCTCTGCACGTTTCTTATGGTCCCCAATGTGTGCTAATGCTTAGCTTGCACATCCTTTGCCATGAATTGTTGACCGTTTTCGTTTAGCAAAACTCTGTCCATAATCAATGTTGGTATCATGCAAAATTGATTTACTGCCATCTCAACCTGCTTGTCCATGGTGTCCAGTACTGCACCCCCTGTTACCACTTGACTCTGATGAAATGTGTTGAAACCAAATTATATAGGCTCAAATGTCCTTACCTGACCTCCACGTTATCGTAGCTCTACAGGGTACAGACTGCGATATTTCCTATTGTTCTACATTCGCTATACACGGTCGGCATTCTGGCTACGGTTACACTTCTCCGTCAGCTCAATCAGCTGTTTTTATCAGAGAAATCTTTTCCATGTCTTCTCAACGAAAAGGAATCTTTCTTGCTTGATTTTCCTAGCAACCCGCTGGCTCAAGCAGGTTTTGAACGTAACTCTAGTCGCTTATTGTGATGTTGTGCCTTGTCAGGATGAGGTGGGATCGCGTATTCTATCCTTCTTCATGTTTGTTGTTTGTTTCTGAGAGCATATACCGACAGTGTGCTGCCTAAGATACTTGCATAATGACACTTAAAGCATGCATATCAGGTACAAAAATGATTAACATGTTgcatttctttttgaaaaatgcAGGTGGGCACAGTTGGGGGAGGGACTCAGCTGGCGTCACAGGCTGCTTGCTTGGACCTGCTCGGCGTGAAAGGCGCGAACAGGGAATCCCCGGGATCAAACGCGAGGCTCCTGGCCACCGTGGTGGCAGGTGGTGTCCTTGCCGGGGAGCTGTCCCTCCTATCTGCACTCGCCGCAGGCCAGCTTGTCAAGAGCCACATGAAATACAACAGGTCCAGCAAAGACATGTCCAAGGTGATTTCCTAGTCCTAGTAGTTCGAGGTTTGGATCGTTGCattggaaagaaagaaagaaaaaatggaTAGATTCAGAATGAAGTGAATTTCATGTCCTGTGAAATGGGTGGCTTTCTTAAGAGGTCAAGGGCTCATCAAACAAAAGTGAAGGACAGTGAAGTTTACGGTGACATCGTCATGGCTGCTGATGCTGATACAAACAGTTCTTGTTCCGAGGTTTGTGCTACTTATTTCTTGATGTTTGGTGGTATTGGCCGGTCTGCTGCTGAGTCATGAAACCGGTCGTTCTCCGGCGTGCTGTCATCGACCCCATTTTACAACTGGGAGGCTAACTTTGGTCTTGGTGTTCATAAACAATAATGTTGATAAAATAGGCCATGGTTGGTAGGTACTGGACTACTGGTGGACGACGGGCCTCCCTCGTTGCTTCACGAAGCTGTCCACTTTCCAGCTTTGCTTTAGTAATTACTTTCGCTTTGTTTTAATCCTTTTTTGAGTAGTTTTTCTCCATTATTTCCTCGTCGGTCAGAACTCAGAACCCTGTCGAAGCTTAGTGATGTggtaattttgtaaaaaaagatGTGTTGCTAAGTGGCTCCTCTCCATTGTGTATGAAACTCTCTctgtttctttcctttttgtACCGATTCTCTGGCCAATTCCGGGATCTGAATGAATGGTCGAGACGTTGAAGTGTCACACTCTTACGCGCCTCTATCATCATCTCCCTCACTAGCATGTCTGGTTTTCCTTTAATAATAGAAATTGTTTATATCCTCGACAGTCGACAATTCGACATGTTTAACTCGGTGAACATTTCACATTTGGCATGTCTAAGGATTGAGCGTTGCTCAGTTGGTGTGCTCATAGTGAGAGGTAGTGCGCGAGCGTCTAGTCACAAGTCACTTGCAAGGCATTAACACGTGTCGAGAAATACGTATGCATATGTGTGTAGTGGTATGTGCACACGCATCCCTGTCCCTTCAGGAAACATTTAGCATATCTAATTGGATGAACATTTGGCATGACGTGGAGAAACCGATCCTCATGGGCCATGGTCCTCGGGCTCACCTCAGCTCTAGTGATCTAGGCCTAATTTATACTCTctgcgtaaaaaaaaaaaactccctccgtctcataatagatgatatttttgactttttatttgcaacgtttgactattcgttttatttgaaaaattagtgcaaatataaaaaaagataagtcatatgtaaaatacttttaataataaagcaaatgacaaacaaaataaataataattccaaaattttttgaataagacgaatgatcaaacattgacaaacaaaaactcaaaaagatAAGTAATATGGGAAGGAGTTAGTAGTCTAGGATGTGATCTATCCTATGACAATAAAGTTAGGACAAGCATTGTGTTAGGATAGGTTATAGCTTTTATTTGGATGGAGGGtgtatatgacgccgttgattttttaagatatgtttaaccattcatcttattgaaaaaatatgtaattattatttattttattgtgacttgatttatcatcaaatgttcttaaAGCGtgacttaaatatttttatatttacacaaaatttttaaaataagataaataattaaatattggTTAAAAAGTTAATCGTGTCAAGTACTCCACTAGTTTGGTTTAGCTCCAGCGATCAGCAGCCGATCCGGTGCTTGTTCTCGG encodes:
- the LOC4346017 gene encoding 3-hydroxy-3-methylglutaryl-coenzyme A reductase 3; the encoded protein is MEVRRRAPLPPPPGRVQAGDALPLPIRHTNLIFSALFAASLAYLMRRWREKIRSSTPLHVVGLAEMLAIFGLVASLIYLLSFFGIAFVQSIVSSSDDEEEDFLVGPARGSSAAAAVAPPPPPSSPAQCSLLGSPHDDAARERMPEEDEEIVSSVVAGKVPSYVLETKLGDCRRAAGIRREAVRRITGRQIEGLPLDGFDYASILGQCCELPVGYVQLPVGIAGPLLLDGQRFYVPMATTEGCLVASTNRGCKAIAESGGAVSVVLRDGMTRAPVARLPTARRAAELKAFLEDSVNFNTLSMVFNRSSRFARLQGVQCAMAGRNLYMRFSCCTGDAMGMNMVSKGVQNVLDYLQDDFPDMDVISISGNFCSDKKPAAVNWIEGRGKSVVCEAVIKEDVVKKVLKTNVQSLVELNVIKNLAGSAVAGALGGFNAHASNIVTAIFIATGQDPAQNVESSHCITMLEAVNDGRDLHISVTMPSIEVGTVGGGTQLASQAACLDLLGVKGANRESPGSNARLLATVVAGGVLAGELSLLSALAAGQLVKSHMKYNRSSKDMSKVIS